In a genomic window of Pseudorasbora parva isolate DD20220531a chromosome 24, ASM2467924v1, whole genome shotgun sequence:
- the si:ch211-161h7.8 gene encoding thiosulfate:glutathione sulfurtransferase isoform X2: MSVSVVTYKQLKAMLANHSVQLFDVRNPDEFQAGRIPDSINIPLGQLEESLKLPPQQFQLHFTVKAPQKEDDNIVFHCRSGKRSLSALEIAHRLGFSKARHYAGGYIDWEEHKKNEHY; the protein is encoded by the exons CTCAAAGCTATGCTGGCCAATCACAGCGTTCAGCTATTTGACGTCAGGAATCCAGATGAATTCCAGGCTGGCCGGATTCCTGATTCGATCAACATTCCAT TGGGACAGCTTGAGGAGTCACTGAAGCTCCCCCCACAACAATTTCAACTGCACTTTACGGTGAAAGCCCCCCAAAAGGAAGATGATAACATAGTTTTCCATTGCCGAAGTGGGAAAAGGAGTTTGTCTGCTCTTGAAATTGCGCATCGTCTGGGATTCTCTAA GGCACGGCATTATGCAGGCGGATACATTGATTGGGAAGAGCATAAGAAAAATGAACATTACTAA